The Salinibacterium sp. M195 genome includes a window with the following:
- a CDS encoding ROK family transcriptional regulator — translation MSKIRATPGSQSSLREANRARIVDAVKHHGGLTQIELAGVTGLSPATVSNIVKELVAAGVLATNMSTRSGRRAHQVTLARALGLVAGVHFSERHMRVALSDVAHVVVAEQHMPLAKDHRADNELNRAAQLITDMLESVDATHDEILAVGLAMPAPMDITTGTISRTGIMRGWDGVPVAESLGIRLNSPVFVDNNANMGALAEYRSGALRGKPNSLYISIDEGIGAGLILNGAVFRGHNGTAGEFGHMVLNEDGPLCRCGNRGCLETLVGGQAIIDSVRAGRRGLKLHDVVVKAIGGDDACIRAIADAGRHLGIATANLCNVFDPDRIAVGGELSQAGELLLGPMRHAMERAVIVGPERAADLVQSQLGERTELLGTIAFAIDQLTIGADTIGTDSTMTSTVSA, via the coding sequence GTGAGCAAAATACGGGCGACCCCGGGGTCGCAATCTTCGCTCCGCGAAGCGAACCGCGCTCGCATAGTCGACGCGGTGAAGCATCACGGCGGGCTCACTCAGATCGAGCTGGCCGGCGTAACCGGCCTCTCGCCCGCCACTGTTTCCAATATCGTCAAGGAACTTGTCGCCGCTGGAGTACTAGCGACGAACATGAGCACCCGCAGCGGGCGGCGCGCTCATCAAGTGACGTTGGCTCGCGCGCTCGGCCTCGTCGCTGGTGTGCATTTTTCTGAACGTCACATGCGCGTCGCTCTCTCCGATGTCGCGCACGTTGTGGTTGCCGAACAGCACATGCCGTTGGCGAAAGACCATCGCGCCGACAACGAGCTCAACCGCGCGGCGCAGTTGATCACCGACATGCTGGAATCTGTCGACGCAACACATGACGAAATTCTCGCGGTGGGGTTGGCAATGCCCGCACCGATGGATATCACCACGGGAACCATCAGTCGCACCGGAATCATGCGCGGCTGGGATGGTGTGCCCGTGGCAGAGTCCCTGGGCATCCGGCTCAACAGCCCCGTTTTTGTCGACAACAACGCCAACATGGGGGCACTCGCCGAATATCGTTCCGGTGCATTGCGGGGCAAGCCCAACTCGTTGTACATCAGCATTGACGAAGGCATCGGCGCTGGTCTCATCCTGAATGGCGCTGTCTTTCGTGGACACAATGGAACCGCCGGCGAATTCGGACACATGGTTCTCAACGAAGACGGCCCCTTGTGCCGCTGTGGAAACCGCGGATGCCTCGAAACGCTCGTCGGTGGACAAGCGATCATCGATTCGGTGCGCGCTGGCCGTCGCGGGCTCAAGCTGCACGATGTTGTCGTGAAAGCGATCGGCGGCGACGATGCGTGCATCCGTGCGATTGCTGATGCCGGTCGCCACCTCGGAATCGCCACCGCCAACCTCTGCAACGTTTTCGATCCCGACCGCATCGCGGTGGGCGGAGAACTTTCGCAGGCTGGAGAGCTACTACTCGGACCGATGCGCCACGCCATGGAGCGGGCTGTCATCGTTGGGCCGGAGCGGGCTGCCGATCTTGTGCAGAGCCAGCTTGGCGAGCGAACAGAGCTGCTCGGCACCATTGCGTTCGCCATCGACCAACTCACCATCGGTGCAGACACCATCGGTACTGACAGCACCATGACCTCAACGGTTTCCGCATGA
- a CDS encoding TrkH family potassium uptake protein, with amino-acid sequence MRAHTRDRSIAGQVRDLIDRFAAATPARFAIAIFSALVVLLTTVLVLPISARDGQATPLVDALFTAVSAICVTGLTTLDMATHWSAFGNTAILIGLQVGGIGVLTLASMLGLVVSRRLGLRQRLIAASDSNPSRIHVGPVSESQAIRLGEIGGLLATVAISALAIEFVLALVIIPRLLVEGFDVWPAIWQGFYFAASAFTNTGFVPSVGGMEIFAQDPWMLGAIGTGVFLGSLGFPVIFAVVRKLKNGARLSVHARLTIATTLLLIVIGAIAVIVLEWNNTNTIGDQSLISRPLTATFLSTMTRSGGFSPIDINELNGSTLLVFNMLMFVGGGSASTAGGIKVTTLAVLFLAALAEARGDNDMHAFERRIPTDVLRLAVSVTLWGATIVAISTVAILQITKEPLDRVLFDVISAFATCGLSTGLTETLPDSGKYILAATMWAGRVGTVTLAAALAASQRRQLFTRAEERPIVG; translated from the coding sequence ATGCGTGCACATACTCGTGATCGCAGTATTGCCGGTCAAGTACGAGACCTGATTGATCGTTTCGCTGCAGCGACGCCTGCCCGATTCGCCATCGCCATATTTTCCGCTCTTGTCGTGCTGCTCACGACCGTGCTCGTCTTGCCTATCTCGGCCCGTGACGGGCAAGCGACTCCCCTCGTTGATGCCCTCTTCACCGCCGTCTCCGCAATCTGCGTCACCGGACTCACGACTCTCGACATGGCTACCCATTGGTCAGCGTTTGGAAACACCGCGATCCTGATCGGCCTTCAGGTCGGCGGAATCGGCGTGCTCACGCTCGCCAGCATGCTCGGGCTCGTCGTCTCTCGCCGACTCGGCCTTCGCCAACGCCTGATCGCCGCTAGCGATTCGAACCCATCACGCATTCACGTTGGCCCTGTTTCTGAGTCGCAGGCCATCCGCTTGGGCGAAATTGGCGGGCTCCTCGCCACGGTCGCAATCAGCGCTCTGGCCATCGAATTTGTGTTGGCGCTCGTGATCATCCCGAGGCTCCTGGTCGAAGGCTTCGATGTGTGGCCCGCCATCTGGCAAGGCTTTTACTTTGCGGCCTCCGCTTTCACGAACACCGGTTTCGTCCCGTCAGTCGGCGGAATGGAAATATTCGCTCAAGACCCGTGGATGCTTGGCGCCATTGGCACAGGCGTCTTCTTGGGTAGTCTCGGTTTCCCCGTGATTTTCGCGGTCGTACGCAAGCTCAAGAACGGCGCGCGACTGTCGGTTCACGCTCGACTCACGATCGCCACAACGCTGCTGCTGATCGTTATCGGGGCGATAGCCGTCATTGTGCTCGAGTGGAACAACACCAATACCATCGGCGACCAAAGCCTCATCTCTCGACCTCTCACTGCCACATTCCTGTCGACAATGACAAGGTCTGGCGGCTTCTCCCCCATCGACATTAACGAGCTCAATGGGTCGACTCTGCTCGTATTCAACATGCTGATGTTCGTGGGCGGCGGTTCGGCATCCACTGCCGGAGGCATCAAGGTCACCACTCTGGCAGTGCTGTTCTTGGCCGCGCTCGCTGAGGCTCGCGGCGACAACGACATGCACGCCTTTGAGCGCCGTATCCCCACCGACGTACTTCGACTCGCGGTCAGCGTCACGCTGTGGGGAGCAACAATTGTCGCTATCTCCACCGTTGCCATTCTGCAGATAACGAAGGAACCGCTCGATCGCGTGCTCTTCGATGTGATTTCAGCCTTTGCCACCTGTGGGCTCTCGACGGGGCTAACCGAAACCTTGCCAGACAGCGGTAAGTACATTCTCGCCGCGACGATGTGGGCAGGGCGAGTAGGAACGGTTACTCTGGCGGCAGCCCTTGCGGCAAGTCAGCGCCGTCAGTTGTTCACGAGAGCAGAAGAGAGGCCCATCGTTGGTTGA
- a CDS encoding TrkA family potassium uptake protein, producing the protein MVDKIPHNAPVLVIGLGRFGAATAGQLQRLDREVLAIDEDLGLVQKWSERVTHAVQTDARNIDALRQIGAEDFSIAVVAVGSSIEASVLITANLVDLKIPQIWAKAISRSHGKILNRIGANHVIYPEAEAGERVAHLVSGRMLDFIEFDDDFAIVKMYPPKPIRGVPLSESQVRRKYGITVVGVKSPGKDFTYATPETVISNHDLVIVSGNSEDIEKFATLAS; encoded by the coding sequence TTGGTTGACAAGATTCCGCATAATGCGCCGGTACTAGTGATCGGTCTTGGCCGCTTTGGTGCCGCGACTGCCGGTCAGCTTCAGCGCCTCGATCGCGAAGTTCTCGCGATTGACGAAGACCTCGGTCTGGTTCAAAAGTGGTCGGAGCGTGTGACTCACGCGGTGCAGACCGATGCTCGCAACATCGATGCACTTCGCCAGATTGGTGCAGAAGACTTTTCTATCGCTGTCGTCGCCGTTGGTTCGTCAATCGAAGCGAGCGTGCTGATAACCGCCAACCTCGTTGACCTCAAGATTCCGCAAATCTGGGCCAAAGCCATCAGCCGTTCGCACGGCAAGATCCTGAATCGCATCGGCGCCAACCACGTGATCTACCCCGAAGCAGAGGCAGGCGAGCGGGTTGCCCATTTGGTCTCCGGTCGGATGCTCGACTTCATCGAATTCGATGATGACTTCGCCATCGTCAAGATGTACCCACCGAAGCCGATTCGCGGAGTGCCGCTCAGCGAGTCGCAAGTTCGTCGCAAGTACGGGATTACCGTTGTCGGAGTGAAATCTCCCGGAAAAGATTTCACTTATGCCACGCCAGAGACGGTGATCTCGAATCACGACCTGGTCATCGTCAGCGGCAACTCAGAAGACATCGAGAAGTTCGCAACGCTGGCTAGTTAG